In one window of Paraburkholderia phymatum STM815 DNA:
- a CDS encoding DUF2795 domain-containing protein, translated as MTESAIPGESIDLQIADVLSGVTYPLNKDALVDAAREAGASNEVLSMLDGLPEQDYADIESVTKLIGSNFGPGLGI; from the coding sequence ATGACGGAATCCGCTATTCCGGGTGAATCGATCGACCTGCAAATTGCAGACGTGCTGAGCGGCGTCACCTATCCGCTGAACAAGGACGCACTCGTCGATGCCGCGCGCGAAGCCGGCGCCAGCAACGAGGTGCTGTCGATGCTCGACGGTCTGCCCGAGCAGGACTACGCGGACATCGAGTCAGTCACGAAGCTGATCGGCAGCAATTTCGGGCCGGGCCTTGGCATCTGA
- a CDS encoding AraC family transcriptional regulator, giving the protein MQTDDTTAVSTTNTATPGLHPNRDWIRRAPAQDGVERIEAFFQRNGYALHRHDTYAIGRTLAGVQSFHYRHSVRNSLPGGTMVLHPDEAHDGQAGTDEGFRYRMIYVEPAVFQAALGGKPLPFIEGGLSDDPRLAHATQALLQGLDRALDPLEQDDALFDLAHALDAVSSARPVQRPRPSADFRAAQLARDYLHASLEQPVTLDELAAASGRDRWSLSRDFRTFFGTSPHRYLTMRRLDAARQSILRGIALVDAAAAAGFADQSHMTRHFVAAYGVTPSRWLRMLTADLR; this is encoded by the coding sequence ATGCAGACAGATGACACGACGGCCGTCTCGACGACAAACACAGCAACGCCCGGGCTGCATCCCAACCGCGACTGGATCCGGCGCGCGCCCGCGCAGGACGGCGTGGAACGCATCGAGGCATTCTTCCAGCGCAACGGCTACGCATTGCATCGGCACGATACTTACGCGATCGGTCGCACGCTTGCTGGCGTCCAGAGCTTTCATTACCGGCACAGTGTGCGCAACAGTCTGCCCGGCGGCACGATGGTGCTGCATCCCGACGAAGCGCACGACGGCCAGGCGGGCACCGACGAAGGCTTCCGCTACCGGATGATTTACGTCGAGCCCGCCGTCTTCCAGGCGGCGCTGGGCGGCAAGCCGTTGCCGTTCATCGAAGGCGGGCTGTCGGATGACCCGCGCCTCGCCCACGCGACGCAAGCGCTGCTGCAAGGCCTCGACCGCGCGCTGGATCCGCTCGAACAGGACGACGCGCTGTTCGATCTCGCGCACGCGCTCGACGCCGTGTCGAGCGCGCGCCCCGTTCAGCGCCCGCGCCCGTCCGCCGATTTCCGCGCCGCGCAGCTTGCGCGCGATTACCTGCACGCATCGCTGGAGCAGCCCGTGACGCTCGACGAGCTGGCCGCCGCGAGCGGGCGCGACCGCTGGAGTCTGTCGCGCGATTTCCGCACATTTTTCGGCACGAGTCCGCACCGATATCTGACCATGCGCCGCCTCGATGCCGCGCGTCAGTCGATACTGCGCGGCATCGCGCTCGTCGATGCCGCCGCTGCCGCGGGCTTTGCGGACCAGAGCCATATGACGCGACATTTCGTGGCCGCGTACGGCGTGACGCCGTCGCGCTGGCTGCGCATGCTCACCGCGGACCTGCGCTGA
- a CDS encoding cupin domain-containing protein, which translates to MSATPYQAVNFADKLSRIHDHWQQRVIAEMNDYQFKVVKIEGDFIWHDHADTDEAFIVLEGVLRIDFRDGAVQLSAGEMFVVPKGKEHKPYAEKEVKLLLIEPRGVTNTGSETSERTAANDVWI; encoded by the coding sequence ATGTCCGCCACACCCTATCAGGCAGTCAATTTCGCCGACAAGCTGAGCCGCATCCACGACCACTGGCAGCAACGTGTGATCGCCGAAATGAACGACTACCAGTTCAAGGTCGTGAAGATCGAAGGGGATTTCATCTGGCACGATCACGCCGATACTGACGAAGCGTTCATCGTGCTGGAGGGCGTGTTGCGCATCGATTTCCGCGACGGCGCGGTGCAGCTGTCGGCGGGAGAAATGTTCGTCGTGCCGAAGGGCAAGGAACACAAGCCCTACGCAGAAAAAGAAGTGAAACTGCTTCTGATCGAGCCGCGCGGCGTGACGAACACGGGCAGCGAAACCAGCGAGCGCACGGCCGCCAACGACGTGTGGATCTGA
- a CDS encoding TetR/AcrR family transcriptional regulator, protein MKRIRLTREQSKDQTRLRLLDAAQAIFMKKGFVAASVEDIAEAAGYTRGAFYSNFRSKPELFLELLRRDHESMQADLQGIFEENATREEMEASVLRYYSRMPSENKCFILWVEAKLLAARDARFRVRFNAFMHEKLEQLTAYITEFSVRVGTPLPLPAETLALGLMGLCDGMQFFFTVDPQRFSGQRAEEVLGSFFARVVFGRSLE, encoded by the coding sequence ATGAAACGCATACGGCTCACCCGCGAACAGAGCAAGGACCAGACGCGTCTGCGTCTGCTCGATGCTGCGCAGGCCATTTTCATGAAGAAGGGGTTTGTCGCGGCGAGCGTCGAGGACATTGCCGAGGCGGCGGGCTATACGCGCGGCGCGTTCTATTCGAACTTCCGAAGCAAGCCGGAACTGTTCCTGGAGCTGCTGCGGCGCGATCACGAGTCGATGCAGGCGGATCTGCAAGGCATCTTCGAAGAGAACGCGACGCGCGAGGAAATGGAAGCGAGCGTGCTGCGCTACTACAGCCGCATGCCGAGCGAGAACAAGTGCTTCATCCTGTGGGTGGAGGCGAAGCTGCTGGCCGCGCGCGATGCGCGGTTCCGCGTCCGTTTCAACGCCTTCATGCATGAAAAGCTCGAACAGCTCACGGCGTACATCACGGAGTTTTCAGTTCGGGTCGGCACGCCGCTGCCGTTGCCGGCCGAAACGCTGGCGCTCGGTCTGATGGGCCTGTGCGACGGCATGCAGTTTTTCTTTACCGTCGATCCGCAGCGCTTTTCGGGTCAGCGCGCGGAAGAAGTGCTCGGCAGCTTCTTTGCGCGGGTGGTGTTCGGCCGGTCGTTGGAGTGA
- a CDS encoding efflux RND transporter periplasmic adaptor subunit, whose amino-acid sequence MFASTAPASSSSGRANLAALLLATALTLAACHNKEAATPAPRPVVAVAVHADGRPLAASLPGEVQARYSTPLSFRIAGKIVERRVRLGDVVQNGQVVARLDPTDAQKNAASAAAQLDAAQHRLIYAKQQLERDRAQARENLIAQTQLEQTEDAYASAAAQRDQAQQQAALAKDQLRYTTLTADHAGVITAEQADTGQNVSAGQAVYNLAWSGDIDVVCDVPEAALASLRVGTTATVKLGALPGRTFNARVRELSPAADPQSRTYRAKLTLDHAGADVRLGMTADIDFAHDNTAPHASLYTLPATALFHDGTQPAVWVVKSGSDELALRRVQVSQYTERTIAVSQGLSEGERVVWQGVHTVTAGEKVRVVAPLHPEDFAS is encoded by the coding sequence CTGTTCGCATCGACTGCACCGGCATCTTCGTCATCGGGCCGTGCGAACCTGGCCGCGCTCCTTCTCGCCACCGCGTTGACGCTCGCCGCCTGTCACAACAAGGAAGCCGCCACGCCCGCGCCGAGGCCCGTCGTCGCCGTCGCTGTGCATGCCGATGGCCGGCCGCTCGCTGCATCGCTGCCGGGTGAAGTGCAGGCGCGTTACTCGACACCGCTGTCATTCCGTATTGCCGGAAAGATCGTCGAGCGGCGCGTGCGCCTCGGCGACGTCGTGCAGAACGGCCAGGTCGTCGCGCGGCTCGATCCCACCGACGCGCAGAAGAACGCCGCCAGCGCCGCCGCGCAACTCGACGCTGCGCAGCATCGGCTCATCTACGCGAAGCAGCAGCTCGAGCGCGACCGTGCGCAGGCGCGCGAGAACCTGATTGCGCAGACCCAACTGGAGCAGACGGAAGACGCCTACGCATCGGCGGCCGCGCAACGCGACCAGGCGCAGCAGCAGGCCGCGCTCGCGAAAGACCAGCTGCGGTACACGACGCTCACCGCCGATCACGCGGGCGTCATCACGGCCGAGCAGGCCGATACAGGTCAGAACGTGTCAGCGGGACAGGCCGTCTACAACCTCGCGTGGTCCGGCGATATCGATGTCGTGTGCGACGTGCCCGAAGCCGCCCTCGCGTCGCTGCGCGTCGGCACGACGGCGACCGTGAAGCTCGGCGCACTGCCCGGCCGCACGTTCAATGCGCGCGTGCGTGAACTGTCGCCCGCTGCCGATCCGCAAAGCCGCACCTATCGCGCGAAGCTCACGCTCGATCATGCGGGCGCGGACGTGCGTCTCGGCATGACAGCCGACATCGACTTCGCACACGACAACACCGCCCCGCACGCCAGCCTCTACACGCTGCCCGCCACCGCCCTGTTTCATGACGGCACCCAGCCCGCCGTGTGGGTCGTGAAGAGCGGCAGCGACGAACTGGCACTGCGCCGCGTGCAGGTCTCGCAATACACAGAGCGGACCATCGCCGTCTCGCAAGGTCTGAGCGAAGGCGAGCGCGTCGTCTGGCAAGGCGTGCATACGGTGACGGCGGGCGAGAAAGTCCGCGTCGTGGCGCCGCTGCATCCCGAGGATTTCGCGTCATGA
- a CDS encoding efflux RND transporter permease subunit — MSGMRDEEGRFNLSAWALRHQALVVFLIALATAFGVLAYTKLAQSEDPPFTFRVMVIRTFWPGATARQVQEEVTDRIGRKLQETPAIDFLRSYSRPGESLIFFTMKDSAPVKDVPETWYQVRKKVGDIGQTLPQGIQGPYFNDEFGDVYTNIYTLEGDGFSSAQLHDYADELRAVLLRVPGVGKVDYFGDPDQHIYVEITNTQLTRLNISPTQLAQAINSQNSVSPSGTLTTRDDRVFVRPTGQFKDLNALADTLIRINGRSFRLGDIATIQRGYDDPPVTQMRFTGKPVLGIGVTMQTGGDVIRLGKALDAKMTELQAHLPAGLKLVEVSSMPHAVAHSVDDFLEAVAEAVAIVLVVSLVSLGVRTGMVVVISIPVVLAVTALCMYLFDIGLHKVSLGTLVLALGLLVDDAIIAVEMMAVKLEQGWNRTRAAAFAYTSTAFPMLTGTLVTVSGFLPIALAKSSTGEYTRSIFEVSAIALIASWLAAVVLIPMLGYHLLPERKREAHESEDHEHDIYETRFYRRLTGWISWCIERRYIVLAITVILFVVSLAGFALVPQQFFPSSDRRELLVDVRLPEGASFEATLRQAQRIEKALAGRPEIDHSVDFVGSGAPRFYLPLDQQLQQPNFAQFVITAKSVEDREKLARWLEPKLRNDFPAIRTRLSRLENGPPVGYPVQFRVSGDDIATVRSIAEKVAATMRANAGTANVQFDWDEPAERSMRFEVDQTKARELGVTSADVSSFLAMTLTGYTVTQYRERDKLISVDLRAPKNERVDPSQLLTLAMPTPNGAVPLGTLGQMREDLEYGVIWERDRQPTITVQSDVRGNAQGIDVTHAVDRQLAQVRSTLPVGYRIEIGGSVEESAKGQTSINAQMPIMIIAVLTLLMIQLQSFARVLMVVLTAPLGLIGVVATLLLFGKPFGFVAMLGVIAMFGIIMRNSVILVDQIEQDIAQGHKRFDAIVGATVRRFRPITLTAAAAVLALIPLLRSNFFGPMATALMGGITSATVLTLFYLPALYAAWFRVRGNERDPRPAPGEHSGN, encoded by the coding sequence ATGAGCGGCATGCGCGACGAAGAAGGACGCTTCAACCTGTCCGCGTGGGCGCTGCGCCATCAGGCGCTGGTGGTGTTTCTGATCGCGCTCGCGACGGCGTTCGGCGTTCTTGCCTACACGAAGCTCGCGCAATCGGAAGATCCGCCGTTCACGTTCCGCGTGATGGTGATCCGCACCTTCTGGCCGGGCGCGACCGCGCGCCAGGTGCAGGAAGAAGTCACCGACCGTATCGGGCGCAAGCTGCAGGAAACACCCGCGATCGATTTTCTGCGCAGCTATTCGCGTCCCGGCGAATCGCTGATCTTCTTCACGATGAAGGACTCGGCGCCCGTCAAGGATGTCCCGGAAACCTGGTATCAGGTGCGCAAGAAAGTCGGCGACATCGGCCAGACATTGCCACAAGGCATTCAGGGCCCGTACTTCAACGACGAGTTCGGCGACGTCTACACCAACATCTACACGCTCGAAGGGGACGGCTTCTCGTCGGCGCAGCTGCACGACTACGCCGACGAATTGCGCGCCGTACTGCTGCGCGTGCCGGGCGTCGGCAAGGTCGACTATTTCGGCGACCCCGACCAGCATATCTATGTCGAAATCACCAATACCCAGCTGACGCGCCTCAATATCTCGCCGACGCAGCTCGCGCAGGCGATCAACTCGCAAAACAGCGTCTCGCCCTCAGGCACGCTGACGACGCGCGACGACCGCGTGTTCGTCCGCCCCACGGGACAATTCAAAGACCTGAATGCACTTGCCGATACGCTGATCCGCATCAATGGCCGCTCGTTCCGGCTCGGCGATATCGCGACGATCCAGCGCGGCTACGACGATCCGCCCGTCACGCAGATGCGCTTCACGGGCAAACCCGTGCTCGGCATCGGCGTGACGATGCAGACGGGCGGCGACGTGATCCGGCTCGGCAAGGCGCTCGACGCGAAGATGACGGAACTGCAGGCGCATCTGCCCGCGGGACTGAAGCTCGTCGAGGTGTCGAGCATGCCGCACGCCGTCGCGCATTCCGTCGACGACTTCCTCGAAGCCGTGGCCGAAGCCGTGGCCATCGTGCTTGTGGTGAGTCTCGTGTCGTTGGGCGTGCGCACGGGGATGGTGGTCGTGATCTCGATTCCCGTCGTGCTCGCCGTCACCGCGCTTTGCATGTATCTGTTCGATATCGGCTTGCACAAGGTCTCGCTGGGTACGCTCGTGCTCGCGCTCGGCCTGCTCGTCGACGACGCGATCATCGCCGTCGAAATGATGGCTGTGAAGCTCGAACAGGGCTGGAATCGCACACGCGCCGCCGCGTTCGCGTACACAAGCACCGCGTTTCCGATGCTCACGGGCACGCTCGTCACCGTGTCGGGCTTTCTGCCGATCGCGCTCGCCAAATCGAGCACGGGCGAGTACACCCGCTCCATCTTCGAAGTATCGGCGATCGCGCTGATCGCGTCGTGGCTCGCGGCCGTCGTGCTGATTCCGATGCTCGGCTATCATCTGCTGCCCGAGCGCAAGCGCGAGGCACACGAGTCGGAAGATCACGAACACGACATCTACGAAACGCGCTTTTATCGACGCCTGACGGGCTGGATCAGCTGGTGCATCGAGCGGCGCTACATCGTGCTCGCGATCACGGTGATTCTGTTCGTCGTATCCCTCGCGGGTTTCGCGCTCGTGCCGCAGCAGTTCTTCCCGAGCTCGGACCGGCGCGAGCTGCTCGTCGACGTGAGACTGCCCGAAGGCGCATCGTTCGAAGCGACCTTGCGCCAGGCTCAGCGCATCGAAAAGGCGCTCGCAGGCCGGCCCGAGATCGATCACTCGGTGGACTTCGTCGGCTCGGGCGCGCCGCGCTTCTATCTGCCCCTCGACCAGCAATTGCAGCAGCCGAACTTTGCGCAGTTCGTGATCACCGCGAAGTCGGTCGAAGATCGCGAGAAGCTCGCGCGTTGGCTTGAACCCAAACTGCGCAACGACTTCCCCGCGATCCGCACGCGCCTGTCGCGCCTTGAAAACGGTCCGCCCGTCGGCTATCCCGTGCAGTTCCGCGTGAGCGGGGACGATATCGCGACCGTGCGCTCGATCGCCGAAAAAGTGGCCGCGACGATGCGCGCGAACGCGGGCACCGCGAACGTGCAGTTCGACTGGGACGAACCCGCCGAGCGCTCGATGCGCTTCGAGGTCGATCAGACGAAGGCGCGCGAACTGGGCGTGACATCGGCGGACGTATCGAGCTTTCTCGCGATGACGCTGACGGGCTATACCGTCACGCAGTACCGCGAGCGCGACAAGCTGATCAGCGTCGATCTGCGCGCGCCGAAGAACGAGCGCGTCGACCCGTCGCAACTGCTCACGCTCGCGATGCCGACGCCAAACGGCGCAGTGCCCCTCGGCACGCTCGGCCAGATGCGCGAGGACCTCGAATACGGCGTGATCTGGGAACGCGACCGTCAACCGACGATCACCGTGCAATCCGACGTGCGCGGCAATGCGCAAGGCATCGACGTCACGCATGCCGTCGACAGACAGCTCGCGCAGGTCCGCTCGACGCTGCCCGTCGGCTATCGGATCGAGATCGGCGGATCGGTCGAGGAAAGTGCGAAGGGTCAAACGTCGATCAACGCGCAGATGCCCATCATGATCATCGCAGTGCTGACGCTGCTGATGATCCAGTTGCAGAGTTTCGCGCGCGTGCTGATGGTGGTGCTGACGGCGCCGCTCGGACTGATCGGCGTGGTCGCCACGCTGCTTCTGTTTGGCAAGCCGTTCGGCTTTGTCGCGATGCTCGGCGTGATCGCGATGTTCGGCATCATCATGCGCAACTCGGTGATTCTCGTCGACCAGATCGAACAGGACATCGCGCAGGGACACAAGCGCTTCGACGCGATCGTCGGCGCGACCGTGCGGCGCTTCCGTCCGATCACGCTGACGGCGGCAGCCGCCGTGCTCGCGCTGATTCCGCTGTTGCGCTCCAATTTTTTCGGACCGATGGCGACGGCGCTGATGGGCGGCATCACGAGCGCGACGGTGCTCACGCTCTTCTATCTGCCCGCGCTCTATGCCGCCTGGTTCCGTGTGCGCGGCAACGAGCGCGATCCGCGCCCGGCGCCGGGCGAACATTCGGGGAATTGA
- a CDS encoding efflux transporter outer membrane subunit yields the protein MRLFSMTRTSCAVAAASLFATACAFGPSGNPPAMPEPAHYGAEEQSTQTVPAQGITQQFVVGANAVPQWWRTFESNELNALVDEGLRNSPTLAAADRNLTAAREQLRAQIGSNMLPAIDAGGQAARQRALGIPEAGPNTFLYNTFVGQLQAQYTFDIFGAARLANAALASRVNVQAFQFNAARRALAANIVTAAVSAAMLDAQVKTTERLVTLADEQARDTQRRYDLGAVSHSDLLNAQQSAASLAASLPAARQQLLTTRHALAVLLGSTPDAAPPPLDLASLHVPERVPVSVPSDLLKARPDIEAADATLKAAAADVGVATAQMYPSITLNASMGQGGFSWPVALSGAGALWSIGASITQPIFHGGALFAQRRAALASYEAATSQYKQTVLTAFQNVADTLAALEHDAQSLDAANVAARAAQRAFEETSAKYRLGAVPVTSTRSSEQQYLNARLDEIRYTGARLNDTAALFQAMGNPPAEEARAESVSTGAGPIAQ from the coding sequence ATGCGCCTCTTTTCAATGACCCGCACGTCTTGCGCAGTGGCGGCAGCTTCCCTGTTCGCGACGGCCTGCGCGTTCGGGCCGAGCGGCAATCCGCCAGCGATGCCCGAACCCGCGCATTACGGCGCCGAAGAACAGTCAACGCAGACAGTGCCCGCGCAAGGCATCACGCAGCAGTTCGTCGTCGGCGCAAACGCGGTGCCGCAATGGTGGCGCACGTTTGAATCGAATGAACTGAACGCGCTCGTCGACGAAGGCCTGCGCAACAGCCCCACGCTCGCCGCCGCCGACAGGAATCTGACGGCAGCCCGCGAGCAGTTGCGGGCGCAGATCGGCAGCAACATGCTGCCCGCCATCGACGCCGGCGGCCAGGCTGCGCGCCAGCGCGCGCTCGGCATTCCCGAGGCCGGACCGAACACGTTTCTGTACAACACGTTCGTCGGCCAGTTGCAGGCGCAGTACACGTTCGACATCTTCGGCGCGGCGCGGCTTGCGAACGCGGCGCTGGCCTCGCGTGTGAACGTGCAGGCGTTCCAGTTCAACGCGGCGCGCCGTGCGCTTGCTGCAAACATTGTGACGGCGGCCGTTTCCGCGGCGATGCTCGATGCCCAGGTGAAGACCACCGAACGCCTCGTCACGCTCGCCGACGAGCAGGCTCGCGACACGCAGCGCCGCTACGATCTCGGCGCGGTATCGCACAGCGACCTGCTCAATGCGCAGCAAAGCGCGGCGTCGTTGGCGGCGAGTCTGCCCGCTGCGCGCCAGCAGCTGCTGACGACGCGTCACGCGCTTGCCGTGCTGCTGGGCAGCACGCCGGACGCCGCGCCGCCGCCGCTCGATCTTGCATCGTTGCATGTGCCCGAACGGGTGCCCGTGTCGGTGCCGTCCGATTTACTGAAAGCGCGCCCGGACATCGAGGCCGCCGACGCGACGCTGAAGGCAGCCGCGGCCGATGTCGGCGTCGCGACGGCGCAGATGTATCCGAGCATCACGTTGAACGCGTCGATGGGCCAGGGCGGCTTCAGCTGGCCCGTCGCGCTCTCGGGCGCGGGCGCGCTCTGGAGCATCGGCGCATCGATCACGCAGCCGATCTTTCACGGCGGCGCATTGTTTGCGCAGCGGCGCGCGGCGCTCGCTTCGTATGAAGCCGCCACGTCGCAGTACAAGCAAACGGTGCTGACTGCCTTTCAGAACGTCGCCGATACATTGGCTGCGTTGGAACATGACGCGCAATCGCTCGATGCGGCGAATGTGGCCGCGCGCGCGGCGCAACGCGCGTTCGAAGAGACGTCCGCGAAGTACCGATTGGGCGCCGTCCCCGTCACGTCGACGCGCTCCAGCGAGCAGCAATACCTGAACGCGCGGCTCGACGAGATTCGCTATACGGGCGCGCGTCTGAACGATACGGCGGCGCTGTTCCAGGCGATGGGCAATCCGCCTGCCGAGGAGGCGCGCGCTGAGTCGGTGTCGACGGGTGCGGGACCCATTGCACAGTGA
- a CDS encoding penicillin-binding protein 1A — translation MPIIKRPNSSSSSGHPGREPSFGSHDNPSRDYRYAQREDDAGDERGRGRRSGGRSIGGTIAMWFAGLFATLAVVGALIVGYALVVMGPQLPSLDALTDYRPKVPLRIYTADHVLIGEFGEERRSLVRFQDIPDVQKKAVLAIEDYRFYEHGGVDFIGILRAGFADIMHGGSSQGASTITMQVARNFFLSSEKTYTRKVYEMLLAYKIERALTKDQILELYMNQIYLGERAYGFAAAARVYFGKDLKDITLAEAAMLAGLPKAPSAYNPVVNPKRAKIRQEYILKRMLDLNYITQDQYNQAVKEEIRTKTAGNEYSVHAEYIAEMVRQMMYAQYKDETYTRGLNVTTTIDSADQEAAYRAVRKGVMDYERRHGYRGPEGFVELPAAGDERDEAIEDALNDHPDNGEIVAAVVTSATAKEVKAQMLDGTQASVTGDGLRFAAGSLSARAAQAQKIRPGSIVRLVADANGKWQITQLPQVEGALVSMTPQDGAIRSLVGGFDFNKNKFNHVTQAWRQPGSSFKPFIYSAALDKGLGPATIINDAPLYFPPSAPGGDAWEPKDDDQPDGPMPMRLALQKSKNLVSIRILSYIGTKYAQDFVTQRFGFDADKTPPYLPMALGAGLVTPLQSAGAYSVFANGGYRINPYLIAEVDDPHGQPLSRAQPLTAGRDAPRTLEPRNAYIMNSLLHSVATAGTGAGTNVLHRSDLQGKTGTTNDAKDGWFAGYQQSLVAVAWMGYDQPKSLGSREFGAQLALPIWVEYMQRALRGVPQAEPEMPPGVTTVDGELFYADMTPGAGFVASIGMDSANPLASGGDAVGTVGPAGMTPPAPPPNVTSTEKKQIMDLFESNKP, via the coding sequence ATGCCAATCATCAAACGACCGAATTCCTCCAGTTCCTCCGGGCATCCAGGCCGCGAGCCATCTTTCGGCAGCCATGACAACCCGAGCCGCGACTATCGCTACGCCCAGCGTGAAGATGACGCCGGCGATGAGCGCGGCCGTGGCAGGCGCTCCGGGGGACGCTCAATAGGCGGCACGATCGCGATGTGGTTCGCTGGCCTGTTCGCCACGCTCGCCGTGGTGGGGGCGCTGATCGTCGGCTACGCGCTCGTCGTGATGGGCCCGCAGTTGCCGTCGCTCGACGCGCTGACCGACTATCGCCCGAAGGTCCCGCTGCGCATCTACACGGCCGACCACGTGCTGATCGGCGAGTTCGGCGAAGAGCGGCGCAGCCTCGTGCGCTTTCAGGACATCCCCGACGTGCAGAAGAAGGCTGTGCTCGCGATCGAGGACTACCGTTTCTACGAGCACGGCGGCGTCGATTTCATCGGCATTCTGCGCGCGGGTTTCGCGGACATCATGCACGGCGGCTCGTCGCAGGGCGCAAGCACGATCACGATGCAGGTCGCGCGTAATTTCTTTCTGTCGAGTGAAAAGACGTACACCCGCAAGGTCTATGAAATGCTGCTCGCGTACAAGATCGAGCGCGCGCTCACCAAAGACCAGATTCTGGAGCTGTACATGAACCAGATCTATCTGGGCGAACGCGCTTACGGCTTCGCGGCGGCGGCACGTGTGTACTTCGGCAAGGATCTGAAAGACATCACGCTCGCCGAAGCGGCGATGCTCGCGGGGCTGCCGAAGGCGCCGTCCGCGTACAACCCGGTCGTCAATCCGAAGCGCGCGAAGATCCGACAGGAATACATCCTCAAGCGCATGCTGGACCTGAATTACATTACGCAGGACCAGTACAACCAGGCCGTGAAGGAAGAGATTCGCACGAAGACGGCGGGCAACGAGTACAGCGTGCACGCCGAGTACATCGCGGAAATGGTGCGTCAGATGATGTACGCGCAGTACAAGGACGAGACGTACACGCGTGGCCTCAACGTGACGACGACGATCGATTCGGCCGATCAGGAAGCCGCATATCGCGCGGTGCGCAAAGGCGTGATGGACTACGAGCGCCGCCACGGCTATCGCGGACCGGAAGGCTTCGTCGAATTGCCGGCTGCTGGCGACGAGCGCGACGAGGCGATCGAGGACGCGCTGAACGATCATCCCGACAACGGCGAGATCGTGGCGGCCGTCGTCACGTCGGCGACCGCGAAGGAAGTGAAGGCTCAAATGCTCGACGGCACGCAGGCAAGCGTGACGGGCGACGGCCTGCGCTTTGCAGCCGGTTCGCTGTCGGCGCGCGCCGCGCAGGCGCAGAAGATCCGGCCTGGCTCGATCGTGCGGCTGGTGGCCGATGCGAACGGCAAATGGCAGATCACGCAGTTGCCGCAGGTGGAGGGCGCGCTGGTGTCGATGACGCCGCAGGACGGCGCGATTCGCTCGCTCGTCGGCGGCTTCGACTTCAACAAGAACAAGTTCAACCATGTGACGCAGGCATGGCGTCAGCCGGGTTCGAGCTTTAAACCGTTCATCTATTCGGCTGCGCTCGACAAGGGCCTTGGACCGGCGACGATCATCAACGACGCGCCGCTCTACTTCCCGCCGAGCGCGCCGGGCGGCGACGCGTGGGAGCCAAAGGACGACGACCAGCCCGACGGTCCGATGCCCATGCGTCTTGCGCTGCAGAAGTCGAAGAACCTGGTGTCGATCCGCATCCTGTCCTATATCGGCACGAAGTACGCGCAGGACTTCGTCACGCAGCGCTTCGGTTTCGACGCCGACAAGACGCCGCCATACTTGCCGATGGCGCTCGGCGCGGGCCTCGTCACGCCGCTGCAGTCGGCGGGCGCGTATAGCGTGTTCGCGAACGGCGGCTACCGCATCAATCCGTATCTGATCGCCGAAGTCGACGATCCGCATGGGCAGCCGCTGTCGCGCGCGCAGCCGTTGACGGCGGGCCGCGACGCGCCGCGCACGCTCGAGCCGCGCAACGCGTACATCATGAACAGCCTGCTGCATTCGGTGGCGACGGCGGGTACGGGCGCGGGCACCAACGTGCTGCATCGAAGCGACCTGCAGGGCAAGACGGGGACCACGAACGACGCGAAGGACGGCTGGTTCGCCGGCTATCAGCAGTCGCTCGTGGCCGTCGCGTGGATGGGTTACGACCAGCCGAAGTCGCTTGGCAGCCGTGAATTCGGCGCGCAACTGGCCCTCCCGATCTGGGTCGAGTACATGCAGCGCGCGCTGCGCGGCGTGCCGCAAGCCGAGCCGGAGATGCCGCCGGGCGTGACGACCGTCGATGGCGAACTGTTCTATGCGGACATGACGCCGGGCGCCGGGTTCGTCGCGAGCATCGGCATGGATTCGGCGAATCCGCTGGCGAGCGGCGGCGATGCCGTCGGTACGGTGGGGCCCGCAGGGATGACACCGCCCGCGCCGCCGCCGAACGTCACGTCGACGGAGAAGAAGCAGATCATGGATCTGTTCGAGTCGAACAAGCCTTGA